One genomic region from Mastacembelus armatus chromosome 21, fMasArm1.2, whole genome shotgun sequence encodes:
- the fmnl2a gene encoding formin-like protein 2 isoform X2, translating into MGNAGSMDQHTDLRGHNMPLKLPMPEPGELEERFAVVLNSMNLPPDKARLLRQYDNEKKWELICDQERFQVKNPPHTYLQKLRSYLDPAVTRKKFRRRVQESTQVLRELEISLRTNHIGWVREFLNEENKGLDVLVEYLSFAQYAVTFDGDCVENNPTAAVDKSKPWSRSIEDLPRGGTLPSPMTGNGITRAGRHSTLRCNTLPSRRTLKNSRLVCKKDDVHVCIMCLRAIMNYQYGFNMVMSHPHAVNEIALSLNNKNPRTKALVLELLAAVCLVRGGHEIILSAFDNFKEVCMETQRFEKLMEYFKNEDNNIDFMVACMQFINIVVHSVEDMNFRVHLQYDFTKLCLDDYLDKLKHTESDKLQVQIQAYLDNVFDVGALLEDAETKNAALERVEELEENMSHMTEKLQDMENEAMSKIVELEKQLMQRNKDLESMREVYKDTSSQVHSLRQILKEKDEAIQRQSNLEKKIHELEKQGTIKIHKKGDGDISILPSPPSGTEGLPGVTAGANNATVSQNQGGASTPAPPPPPPPPPPLPVNGTLPNGLLPVMPAAVVPPPPPPPPPPPPLPPPLGLVTEISAPLPPPPPPVAPPLPGCGTPTVIMNSGLAAVKIKKPIKTKFRMPVFNWVALKPNQINGTVFNEIDDERILEDLNVDEFEEMFKTKAQGPSIDLNTSKQKVIQRGPSKVALLDSNRAKNLAITLRKVGKAPEEICKAIQLFDLRTLPVDFVECLMRFQPTENEIKVLRQFEKERKPLESLTDEDRFMMQFSKIERLMQKMTIMAFIGNFCESVQMLTPQLHAVIAASVSIKSSQKLKKILEIILALGNYMNSSKRGAVYGFKLQSLDLLLDTKSTDRKITLLHYIANVVKEKYTQVALFYNELHYVEKAAAVSLENVLLDVKELQRGMELTKREYSMHGHNTMLKDFITHNESKLKKLQDDAKIAQDAFDEAVKFFGENSKTTPPSVFFPVFVRFVKAYRQAEEDNEQRKRQEQIMMEKLLEQEAMMEEDQKSPSHKNKRQQQELIQELRRKQVKDSRHVYEGKDGAIEDIITALKKNNITKFPNVYSRVRNSSSSTPVVVDVSQT; encoded by the exons GAGCGATTCCAAGTGAAAAATCCGCCTCACACATATCTCCAAAAGCTGAGGAGTTATCTAGACCCTGCAGTCACAAGAAAG AAATTCAGGCGGAGGGTTCAGGAGTCCACCCAAGTCCTGAGAGAACTGGAAATTTCGCTACGGACCAATCATATAGG GTGGGTGAGAGAATTTCTAAATGAAGAGAACAAAGGCCTGGACGTGCTGGTGGAGTATCTTTCTTTTGCACAGTATGCTGTCAC GTTTGATGGAGACTGTGTGGAGAACAACCCAACGGCTGCAGTGGATAAGTCTAAGCCATGGAGCCGCTCTATAGAAGACCTACCCAGGGGAGGCACCCTACCATCTCCCATGACTGGGAATGGCATCACCCGTGCTGGGCGGCATTCCACTTTACG ttgtaACACACTCCCCAGCCGGCGAACACTGAAAAACTCCAGACTGGTCTGTAAGAAAGATGACGTCCACGTCTGCATCATGTGCTTGCGTGCTATCATGAACTACCAG tATGGCTTCAACATGGTCATGTCACACCCTCATGCTGTGAATGAAATTGCACTAAGTCTCAACAATAAAAATCCAAG AACTAAAGCTCTGGTCTTGGAGCTGCTGGCGGCAGTTTGTCTCGTGAGAGGAGGCCACGAAATTATCCTCTCTGCGTTCGACAACTTTAAGGAG GTATGTATGGAGACACAGCGGTTTGAGAAGCTAATGGAGTATTTCAAGAACGAAGACAACAACATTGACTTCATG GTGGCATGTATGCAGTTCATCAACATTGTCGTGCACTCAGTGGAGGACATGAACTTCAGAGTCCACCTACAGTACGACTTCACCAAGCTGTGTCTGGACGACTACTTAGAC AAACTGAAGCATACAGAGAGTGATAAGCTGCAGGTTCAGATCCAGGCCTATTTGGACAACGTGTTTGACGTGGGAGCCCTTCTGGAGGATGCAGAGACCAAAAACGCTGCCCTGGAGCGGgttgaggagctggaggagaatATGTCACAC ATGACAGAGAAGCTGCAGGACATGGAGAATGAGGCCATGTCCAAGATCGTAGAGCTGGAGAAGCAGCTGATGCAAAGGAACAAGGATCTGGAATCGATGAGG GAAGTCTACAAAGACACCAGCTCACAGGTGCATTCGCTGCGGCAGATCCTTAAGGAAAAGGATGAGGCCATCCAGCGGCAGAGTAACCTGGAAAAGAAAATCCATGAACTGGAGAAGCAGGGCACAATCAAAATTCACAAAAAGGGAGATGGAGACATCTCAATCCTGCCCTCGCCGCCCTCTGGTACCGAGGGTTTGCCGGGTGTCACGGCTGGAGCAAACAATGCAACTGTCAGTCAAAACCAAGGCGGAGCATCCACACctgctccaccacctcctcctcctcctcctcctccactacCAGTGAATGGCACAT TGCCAAACGGACTCTTACCAGTTATGCCAGCAGCAGTtgttcctccacctccacctccaccacctccccctccacccCTTCCGCCACCCCTCGGACTGGTCACGGAAATCTCTGCCCCTCTTCCCCCTCCGCCTCCTCCTGTAGCTCCTCCACTGCCCGGCTGCGGCACGCCCACAGTCATCATGAACTCCGGGTTAGCAG CTGTTAAGATCAAGAAACCGATCAAGACAAAGTTCCGTATGCCCGTCTTCAACTGGGTAGCTCTCAAACCAAACCAGATCAACGGGACCGTCTTCAACGAGATTGATGACGAGAGGATACTCGAG GACCTGAACGTGGATGAGTTTGAGGAGATGTTTAAGACGAAAGCCCAGGGCCCATCGATCGACCTCAACACGAGCAAGCAGAAAGTCATCCAGAGGGGGCCCAGCAAGGTGGCTCTGCTGGACTCCAACAGGGCAAAGAACCTGGCCATCACACTGAGGAAAGTGGGCAAGGCACCTGAGGAAATTTGCAAGGCCATTCAGTT GTTTGACCTGCGGACTCTGCCGGTGGATTTCGTGGAGTGTCTGATGCGCTTCCAGCCCACAGAGAACGAGATTAAGGTCCTGCGGCAGTTCGAGAAAGAACGCAAGCCACTGGAGAGCCTGACGGACGAGGACCGCTTCATGATGCAGTTCAGCAAGATCGAGCGGCTCATGCAGAAGATGACCATAATGGCCTTCATCGGCAACTTCTGTGAAAGCGTGCAGATGCTCACACCA caaCTTCATGCGGTCATCGCAGCATCTGTGTCTATCAAGTCATCTCAGAAGCTAAAGAAGATTTTAGAG ATTATTTTGGCACTGGGAAACTACATGAACAGCAGCAAAAGAGGAGCAGTGTACGGATTCAAGCTGCAAAGTTTAGACTTG CTACTTGACACCAAGTCGACAGATCGGAAGATAACGCTGTTACACTACATTGCCAATGTGGTAAAAGAGAAATACACGCAGGTTGCGCTTTTCTATAACGAGTTGCACTATGtggagaaagcagcagcag TGTCACTGGAGAACGTCCTGCTGGATGTtaaggagctgcagagaggCATGGAGCTGACCAAAAGAGAGTACAGCATGCACGGGCACAACACCATGCTCAAAGACTTCATCACACACAATGAGAGCAAGCTGAAAAAGCTGCAGGATGATGCCAAGATTGCACAG GACGCCTTTGATGAGGCAGTGAAGTTCTTTGGGGAGAACTCCAAAACCACACCGCCATCCGTCTTCTTCCCTGTGTTTGTGCGATTTGTTAAGGCTTACAGG CAAGCAGAGGAGGACAATGAGcaaagaaagagacaggagCAGATTATGATGGAAAAACTTCTAGAACAAGAGGCCATGATGGAGGAAGACCAGAAG TCTCCATCCCATAAGAACAAGAGGCAGCAACAAGAGCTGATCCAGGAGCTCAGGAGGAAACAGGTGAAAGATAGCCGCCACGTCTACGAAGGCAAAGACGGAGCGATTGAAGACATCATCACAG CCCTAAAGAAGAATAATATTACTAAATTTCCCAATGTCTACTCGAGGGTAAGGAACTCCTCCAGTAGCACCCCTGTAGTGGTGGATGTGTCCCAAACCTG A